One Setaria viridis chromosome 5, Setaria_viridis_v4.0, whole genome shotgun sequence genomic region harbors:
- the LOC117858478 gene encoding protein LURP-one-related 11, which produces MAKIQPLPAASSSPSCSPTGDESRSLQKQAAYTVWMKSLVFSGNGCTVYGADGGVAFRVDNYGCRGGREVVFMDRAGKTLIRIQRKRFGMFRRWEACRYFDAGEGFGEETKPWFTVEKARSGGAAVTMHGSGRTYTIDGCSRKADYKITDDGAVVAAIGRKQTASGVVLGEDVLTLTVGSGVDHLLVLGMVVVCGLMNRCM; this is translated from the coding sequence ATGGCCAAGATCCAGCCCTTACCTGCAGCCTCGTCGTCTCCCTCCTGCTCACCCACCGGGGATGAGTCTCGAAGCCTGCAGAAGCAGGCAGCGTACACGGTGTGGATGAAGTCGCTGGTGTTCAGCGGCAACGGTTGCACGGTGTACGGagccgacggcggcgtcgccttCCGCGTCGACAACTACGGCTGCCGGGGCGGCCGCGAGGTCGTCTTCATGGACCGCGCCGGCAAGACGCTCATCAGGATCCAAAGAAAGAGGTTTGGAATGTTCAGGAGATGGGAGGCCTGCCGGTACTTCGACGCCGGCGAGGGTTTTGGCGAGGAGACGAAGCCGTGGTTCACCGTGGAAAAGGCTCGGAGCGGTGGAGCTGCCGTGACGATGCATGGCAGCGGGAGGACGTACACGATCGACGGGTGCTCGCGCAAAGCGGACTACAAGATCACCGACGACGGCGCGGTCGTGGCGGCGATCGGGCGGAAGCAGACGGCGTCCGGGGTTGTGCTCGGAGAGGATGTCCTGACGCTGACAGTGGGGTCGGGGGTGGATCATCTGCTCGTCCTGGGAATGGTGGTCGTCTGTGGCCTTATGAACCGTTGCATGTGA
- the LOC117858498 gene encoding protein LURP-one-related 11, with protein sequence MAKIQPLPVASSSPSCSPSGDESQILQKKAAYTVWMKSLVFNGNGCTVYGADGSVAFRVDNYGCRGGREVFFMDRAGKTLIKIQRRSFGMFRRWEACRYFDAGEGSGEETRPWFRVQKAGKNEAAVTIHGSGRTYTVDGCARKSDYKITGADGAVAAAIGRKQTASGVVLGEDVLTLTVGSGTDHLLALGLVVVCGLMNRCL encoded by the coding sequence ATGGCCAAGATCCAGCCCCTGCCTGTAGCTTCATCATCTCCCTCCTGCTCACCCTCCGGGGATGAGTCCCAGATCCTGCAGAAGAAGGCAGCGTACACGGTGTGGATGAAGTCGCTGGTGTTCAATGGCAACGGCTGCACGGTGTACGGCGCCGACGGCAGCGTCGCCTTCCGCGTCGACAACTACGGTTGCCGGGGCGGCCGCGAGGTGTTCTTCATGGACCGCGCCGGCAAGACCCTCATCAAGATTCAGAGAAGGAGCTTTGGGATGTTCAGGAGGTGGGAAGCCTGCCGGTACTTCGACGCCGGCGAGGGCTCCGGCGAGGAGACGAGGCCGTGGTTCAGAGTGCAGAAGGCTGGCAAGAACGAAGCTGCCGTGACGATTCATGGCAGCGGCAGGACGTACACCGTCGACGGGTGCGCGCGCAAATCGGACTACAAAATCACCGGCGCGGACGGCGCGGTCGCGGCGGCGATCGGGCGGAAGCAGACGGCGTCCGGGGTTGTGCTGGGGGAAGACGTCCTGACGCTGACGGTGGGGTCGGGCACAGATCATCTGCTCGCCTTGGGCTTGGTGGTCGTCTGTGGCCTCATGAACCGGTGCTTGTGA
- the LOC140222915 gene encoding thiamine pyrophosphokinase 1-like isoform X2: protein MEYCWGLFVWVVFSLIRASNYFKQTNCSFSSMKSLVMLKYKPDVIKGDMDSIRPEVKEYYSNSGTNIVDESHDQDTTDLHKCVSFITRDLPVSDKSNLCILVLGALGGRFDHEMGNINVLYRFSNTKIVLLSDDCSIFLLPKTYTHEIHIEKSVEGPHCGLIPIGGPSTSTTTTGLRWNLDNTSMSYGGLVSTSNIVDDDKVTVTSDSDLIWTISLRH from the exons ATGGAATACTGTTGGGGGCTGTTTGTTTGGGTTGTCTTTTCTTTGATACGAGCAAGCAACTACTTTAAGCAAACAAATTGCTCTTTCAGTTCTATGAAGTCACTGGTGATGTTAAA GTACAAGCCAGATGTAATTAAAGGGGATATGGATTCAATAAGGCCAGAAGTGAAGGAATATTATTCCAATTCG GGCACAAACATAGTTGATGAATCACATGATCAGGACACAACTGACTTGCACAAATGTGTATCATTTATCACAAGAGATCTCCCTGTCTCAGACAAGTCTAAC CTGTGTATTCTTGTTCTTGGTGCACTTGGAGGAAGGTTTGATCATGAGATGGGGAACATCAATGTATTATACCGCTTCTCAAACACCAAGATCGTCCTCCTGTCAGATGACTGTTCAATCTTTCTGCTCCCCAAGACGTATACCCATGAGATCCATATTGAGAAATCGGTCGAAGGTCCTCACTGTGGTTTGATTCCCATTGGCGGACCGTCCACTAGCACCACAACAACCGGGCTTCGGTGGAATTTGG ATAACACCAGTATGAGCTATGGTGGATTGGTAAGCACATCTAACATCGTGGATGACGATAAAGTAACTGTGACCTCAGATTCTGATCTGATTTGGACGATATCTCTTCGGCATTGA
- the LOC117855904 gene encoding protein LURP-one-related 11 — MAKIQPLPAAASSPSLSCSSSGDESPTQQKQAAYTVWMKSLVFSGNGCAVYGADGRVAFRVDNYGCRGGREVFFMDRAGKTLIRIRRKSFGIFRRWEACRYFDGGEEARPWFTVCRPRKGGAAVTMRGGGRAAYAVEGCSRKSDYKISGAGGAVVATIARKQTASGVVLGEDVLTLTVGPEVDHLLVLGLVVVCGLINRRL, encoded by the coding sequence ATGGCCAAGATCCAGCCTTTGCCTGCGGCCGCGTCGTCTCCCTCCCTCAGCTGCTCATCCTCCGGGGATGAATCCCCAACACAGCAGAAGCAGGCAGCGTACACGGTGTGGATGAAGTCGCTGGTGTTCAGCGGCAACGGCTGCGCGGTGTACGGCGCCGACGGCCGCGTCGCCTTCCGCGTCGACAACTACGGCTGCCGGGGCGGCCGCGAGGTCTTCTTCATGGACCGTGCCGGCAAGACCCTCATCAGGATCCGGAGGAAGAGCTTTGGGATCTTCAGGAGATGGGAAGCGTGCCGGTActtcgacggcggcgaggaggcgaggCCGTGGTTCACGGTGTGTAGGCCTAGAAAAGGCGGGGCCGCCGTGACtatgcgcggcggcgggagggcggcgtACGCCGTCGAAGGGTGCTCGCGCAAGTCCGACTACAAGatcagcggcgccggcggcgcggtcgtGGCGACGATCGCGCGGAAGCAGACGGCGTCCGGGGTTGTTCTCGGAGAGGACGTCCTAACGCTGACGGTGGGACCGGAGGTGGATCATCTGCTCGTCCTTGGTTTGGTGGTTGTCTGTGGCCTTATCAACCGTCGCTTGTGA
- the LOC117855516 gene encoding tropinone reductase homolog At5g06060, producing the protein MRYILVGQRRRSIYVSFRLRQKQVEIVCEQALNMAASGRSREERWSLAGKTALVTGGSKGIGRAIVEELAGFGVRVHTCARGDAELQECLRRWGADGRLARVTATACDVAARGDRERLVAAAREELGGRLDILVNNAGQTMFRAATETTAEDYARLMATNLESCFYLAQLAHPLLVAAAAASPGGEASSVVNVSSIGGLVSYPALSVYSATKAAMNQLTRSLAVEWAQDKVRVNCVAPGGVRTDIVASSGLKLDPEVERKMWEAEMARVPMRRIGEPEEIASLVAFLCMPAASYITGQVICADGGRTIAA; encoded by the exons ATGCGATATATACTCGTCGGACAACGACGGCGATCCATATACGTATCCTTTCGCCTCAGACAAAAACAAGTCGAAATCGTGTGCGAGCAAGCTCTGAAcatggcggcgagcggccggagCAGGGAGGAGAGGTGGAGCCTCGCCGGCAAGACGGCGCTCGTCACCGGAGGAAGCAAGGGCATCGG GCGCGCGATCGTGGAGGAGCTCGCGGGGTTCGGGGTGCGTGTGCACACCTGCGCCCGCGGCGATGCCGAGCTGCAGGAGTGCTtgcgccggtggggcgccgacGGCCGCCTCGCGCGCGTCACGGCGACCGCCTGCGAcgtcgcggcgcgcggcgaccGGGAGCGGCTCGTggccgcggcgcgggaggagctGGGCGGCCGGCTGGACATCCTCGTCAACAACGCCGGGCAGACCATGTTCCGCGCCGCCACGGAGACGACGGCGGAGGACTACGCGCGCCTCATGGCCACCAACCTCGAGTCCTGCTTCTACCTCGCGCAGCTCGCGCATCCGCTCctcgtcgcggccgccgcggcgtcgccgggcGGCGAAGCGAGCAGCGTCGTCAACGTGTCCTCCATCGGCGGGCTCGTCTCCTACCCGGCGCTGTCCGTGTACTCGGCCACCAAGGCCGCCATGAACCAGCTCACCCGGAGCCTCGCCGTCGAGTGGGCGCAGGACAAGGTGCGCGTCAACTGCGTCGCGCCGGGGGGCGTCCGCACCGACATCGTCGCCAGCAGCGGACTGAAGCTGGACCCGGAGGTGGAGCGGAAGATGTGGGAGGCGGAGATGGCGCGGGTCCCCATGCGCCGCATCGGCGAGCCGGAGGAGATCGCGTCGCTCGTCGCTTTCCTCTGCATGCCGGCCGCGTCCTACATCACCGGGCAGGTCATCTGCGCCGACGGTGGCCGCACCATAGCCGCCTAG
- the LOC117856584 gene encoding uncharacterized protein — translation MALRALDNTMPAVVEERPKKVAKVAVPAPAAAVKAASPGSGKKKKKNDENSAPRATAAAGEQAVEYIPSAELEAAAHPKAKAAGLVAELDSKDWIRACEALNDARRLAIHHSALLNPILEKVMLAIVKTMKNPRSAVLKTSIMACTDIFNSCGNLLSSVSDDAFDKLLLQLLLKASQDKRFVCEEAEKAMRAMAASMPPLPLLKKLKAYVHHANLRVRAKAAVAISHCAARMDIEAMKEFGMSALLQVAAELLNDRLPEAREAARSVVGSMHGAFAKEAAARGEEEEEDAPTVAASWESLCSLSLPPISAQAVVKIASSSQYIHSLHSSERLLQGIGDPPPLIQYTRAPSASRSFRPLTTTCTGGAAPALFVLDGRGGTGGCLGSGGSMDGGKKAERPHGDAAEEDPERQPALVDEDDGNQKAPRRSKRVASLDVFRGLTVALMILVDGAGGEWPVIGHAPWDGCNLADFVMPFFLFIVGMAIPLSLKRIPDRGQAIRRVVIRTLKLLFWGILLQGGYSHAPDKLTYGVDMKHVRWGGILQRIALAYLVAAVLEIVTKDAKIQDQSSSGFSIFRMYLSQWIVACCILVVYLSLVYGIYVPDWEFRVQNVDSPNYGKVLTVTCGTRGILSPPCNAVGYIDRKILGINHLYQRPAWRRHQACTDSSPHEGPFKNDAPAWCVAPFEPEGILSSFSAVLSTIIGVHYGHVLVHMKSHTERLRQWFTMGIALLVLGIILHFSHAIPLNKQLYTFSYICVTAGAAGVVFSIFYFLVDILNHGYAFAPLRWIGMNAMLVYVMAAAGIFEGFLNGWYYEGTNNTLVYWVRKHVFVKVWHSTRVGILLYVLFAQILFWALVSGVLHRAGLYWKL, via the exons ATGGCCCTCCGCGCGCTCGACAACACGATGCCCGCCGTCGTCGAGGAGCGGCCCAAGAAGGTCGCTAAGGTGGccgtccccgcccccgccgccgccgtcaaggCCGCCTCCCCCGGGagcggcaagaagaagaagaagaacgacGAGAACTCGGCGCCCAGggccacggccgcggcgggggagcagGCTGTGGAGTACATCCCGTCGGcggagctggaggcggcggcccaCCCCAAGGCCAAGGCCGCGGGGCTTGTCGCGGAGCTGGACTCCAAGGACTGGATCCGCGCATGCGAGGCGCTCAacgacgcgcgccgcctcgcgaTCCACCACTCCGCGCTCCTGAACCCGATCCT GGAGAAAGTGATGCTGGCGATCGTGAAGACGATGAAGAACCCGCGCAGCGCGGTGCTGAAGACGTCCATCATGGCCTGCACCGACATCTTCAACTCCTGCGGCaacctcctctcctccgtctCCGACGACGCCTTCGACAAGCTG ctgctgcagctcctGCTGAAGGCGTCCCAGGACAAGCGGTTCGTGTgcgaggaggccgagaaggcgATGCGCGCGATGGCGGCGTCGATGCCGCCGCTCCCCCTGCTGAAGAAGCTCAAGGCGTACGTCCACCACGCCAACCTCAGGGTCAGGGCCAAGGCCGCCGTCGCCATCTCCCACTGCGCCGCCAGGATG GACATCGAGGCCATGAAGGAGTTCGGGATGTCGGCGCTCCTCCAGGTGGCAGCGGAGCTCCTGAACGACCGGCTACCGGAAGCCAGGGAGGCCGCCCGCAGCGTGGTGGGGTCGATGCACGGCGCCTTCGCCAaggaggccgcggcgaggggggaggaggaggaggaggacgcgccCACCGTGGCCGCCTCCTGGGAGAGCCTCTGCTCCCTCAGCCTGCCGCCCATCTCCGCGCAGGCCGTCGTCAAGATCGCCTCGTCGTCGCAGTA CATTCACTCACTTCACT CGAGTGAGCGATTGCTTCAAGGAATCGGGGATCCTCCTCCTCTTATCCAATATACCCGAGCCCCGTCGGCGTCACGCAGCTTTCGGCCGCTTACTACTACTTGCACGGGGGGTGCTGCCCCCGCCCTGTTCGTGTTGGACGGACGCGGTGGGACTGGAGGCTGCTTGGGTAGTGGGGGATCCATGGACGGAGGCAAGAAGGCTGAGCGGCCGCACGGCGATGCCGCCGAGGAGGATCCTGAACGGCAGCCTGCTCTGGTGGATGAAGACGACGGCAACCAGAAGGCGCCTCGCCGGAGCAAGCGGGTTGCTTCCCTCGACGTGTTCCGAGGCCTCACCGTCGCT CTGATGATACTGGTggacggcgcgggcggcgagtgGCCGGTCATCGGGCACGCGCCGTGGGACGGCTGCAACCTCGCCGACTTCGTCatgcccttcttcctcttcatcgtCGGCATGGCCATTCCCCTCTCCCTCAAG AGAATTCCTGACCGTGGTCAAGCCATCAGGAGAGTAGTCATCAGGACACTGAAGCTGCTCTTTTGGGGGATCCTGTTGCAAG GCGGTTACTCGCATGCTCCGGATAAACTGACATATGGAGTTGACATGAAGCACGTAAGATGGGGTGGAATTCTCCAG AGGATTGCTCTTGCATACTTGGTAGCTGCAGTTCTAGAGATTGTTACAAAAGATGCAAAGATTCAGGATCAGTCAAGTTCAGGCTTCTCTATCTTCAGAATGTACCTTTCCCAATG GATTGTTGCATGCTGCATTCTAGTGGTCTACCTATCTCTTGTTTATGGAATTTATGTTCCTGACTGGGAATTCAGAGTGCAAAATGTTGACAGCCCAAACTACGGCAAAGTTTTAACA GTGACTTGTGGTACAAGGGGGATATTAAGCCCTCCTTGCAATGCTGTTGGTTACATTGACCGCAAAATTCTTGGCATCAATCACTTGTACCAGAGACCGGCATGGAGAAGGCACCAG GCCTGTACTGATAGTTCCCCACATGAGGGGCCTTTTAAGAACGATGCCCCAGCATGGTGTGTTGCGCCATTCGAACCTGAAGGGATACTAAG CTCATTTTCTGCGGTATTGAGTACGATCATCGGTGTGCACTACGGGCATGTGCTTGTCCATATGAAG AGTCATACAGAGAGGCTGAGGCAGTGGTTTACCATGGGCATagctcttcttgttcttggaATCATTCTACATTTCTCACATG CAATTCCACTTAATAAACAACTCTACACATTCAGTTACATCTGCGTCACTGCCGGCGCTGCTGGAGTCGTGTTCTCCATATTCTACTTCCTG GTTGACATCCTGAACCATGGCTACGCGTTCGCGCCCCTGCGGTGGATCGGGATGAACGCGATGCTGGTGTAcgtgatggccgcggcgggcATCTTCGAGGGGTTCCTCAACGGGTGGTACTACGAGGGCACCAACAACACGCTG GTTTACTGGGTGAGGAAGCACGTGTTCGTGAAGGTATGGCACTCCACCAGGGTCGGCATCCTCCTCTACGTCCTCTTCGCGCAGATCCTCTTCTGGGCCCTCGTCTCCGGCGTCCTCCACCGCGCCGGCCTCTACTGGAAGCTCTAA
- the LOC117858644 gene encoding protein LURP-one-related 11, translating to MAITRIQPLSSHLHTCANPADPIPEKQVYTVWMKSLVFNGHGCTIYGQDGRVAYRVDNYACSRRREVYIMDSGGKTLIKLLKKNFGVFKTWKGYSYCNGPAGLEQEDSKPWFSVQKSHRILKEEGPYSSCAMVTVCVSGKVYKIEGVSHKSEYRISDPDGEVVAEMKRKQTASGVVLGEDVLSLTVNPTADRLLVVGLVVVCGLLSRCI from the exons ATGGCCATCACTAGGATCCAGCCGCTCTCTTCTCACCTGCATACTTGTGCTAACCCAGCTGATCCCATCCCTGAGAAGCAAGTTTACACGGTTTGGATGAAATCCCTGGTCTTCAACGGCCACGGATGCACGATCTACGGCCAGGATGGTCGCGTGGCCTACCGTGTCGACAACTACGCTTGCAGCCGCAGACGAGAGGTGTATATCATGGACAGTGGCGGCAAGACGCTGATCAAGCTGCTCAAGAAG AATTTTGGGGTGTTCAAGACATGGAAGGGCTACTCCTATTGCAATGGCCCTGCTGGTCTGGAACAAGAGGATTCTAAGCCATGGTTCAGTGTTCAGAAATCTCATCGAATTCTGAAGGAGGAAGGGCCGTACAGTAGTTGTGCTATGGTAACAGTCTGTGTCAGTGGGAAGGTGTACAAGATCGAGGGCGTGTCACACAAATCCGAGTACAGAATCAGCGACCCAGATGGAGAGGTCGTGGCCGAAATGAAGAGGAAGCAGACGGCCTCAGGGGTTGTGCTGGGAGAAGACGTCCTGAGCCTGACAGTGAACCCCACGGCGGATCGCCTGCTTGTCGTTGGACTTGTGGTCGTGTGCGGCCTCCTCAGCCGTTGCATCTGA
- the LOC117856246 gene encoding uncharacterized protein: protein MAAGGGAPWAERARVVGAQIRNRFRVAPVDRRWLWRRADGSVATEAVRRWSDRVRAQLQRDRGADQSSTSTGMSTGATAKPSSSALRFYRKKVGKEVDGIEDSVIFRSLQALAVPLIGNACYVFMHGLNSVQIYGAEKLHQALQERPKGKPLLTVSNHVAAMDDPFVIASLLPPSIMLEAQKLRWTLCATDRCFTNPVLSTFFRSVKVLPVSRGDGIYQKGMDMALSKLNSGGWVHIFPEGSRSRDGGKTIAPAKRGVGRLVMDADSLPVVIPFVHTGMQDIMPVGKRIPRAGKRVIVVVGDPINFDDLIIDNSDDTQHTSRGILYDKATQRIGQRLQELKVEVDRLAAEQQSELQNHNIHNVSDDGYRLWQQVDWEGFGIGNSMLSSEPSAVQEQSKEAEPEPRLEVEQSVSPAPSDVAVPNWFRCHVDPSELMGFAARGLIKNGKLEEGYRELQEPTTLNTWWWSQANNAVPRWSIA from the exons atggcggccggcggcggggctccgtgggcggagcgggcgcgggTGGTGGGGGCGCAGATCCGCAACAGGTTCCGCGTGGCGCCCGTGGACCGCCGGTGGCtgtggcggcgggcggacggAAGCGTCGCCACAGAGGCGGTCCGGCGCTGGTCGGATCGCGTTCGGGCCCAGCTGCAGAGAGACCGGGGAGCGGATCAGAGCTCCACCTCGACGGGGATGTCTACTGGGGCGACGGCGAAGCCTTCGTCCAGTGCTTTGAGATTCTACCGGAAGAAAG TGGGCAAAGAAGTTGATGGTATTGAAGACTCTGTTATTTTCCGTTCACTTCAAGCATTGGCTGTTCCTCTTATTGGCAACGCCTGCTATGTTTTTATGCATGGCCTTAACTCTGTCCAG ATTTATGGTGCCGAGAAGCTTCATCAGGCATTACAAGAGAGACCTAAAGGCAAGCCTCTTCTAACG GTCAGCAATCATGTGGCAGCAATGGATGACCCCTTTGTAATTGCCTCCCTTCTCCCACCATCTATTATGTTGGAAGCACAAAAGCTGAGATGGACACTTTGTGCGACTGATCGTTGCTTTACAAATCCAGTCCTGTCTACATTCTTCAGGTCTGTTAAGGTGTTACCTGTTTCTCGCGGTGATGGAATCTACCAAAAG gGAATGGATATGGCTCTTTCAAAGCTGAACAGTGGTGGATGGGTTCATATATTTCCAGAAGGAAGCCGTTCAAGGGATGGAGGGAAAACAATTGCTCCTGCCAAGAGAGGTGTTGGAAG GTTGGTGATGGACGCTGACAGCCTTCCAGTTGTAATACCCTTTGTCCATACTGGGATGCAGGATATAATGCCTGTTGGAAAACGTATCCCAAGAGCAGGGAAAAGG GTGATTGTAGTTGTGGGTGACCCAATCAATTTCGATGATCTGATCATTGACAACAGCGATGACACTCAACATACCTCTAGAGGGATCCTGTATGACAAAGCAACACAAAGAATTGGGCAGCGATTGCAAGAACTGAAGGTTGAAGTTGACAGACTTGCAGCAGAGCAGCAATCTGAACTCCAAAATCATAACATACACAATGTGAGTGATGATGGATACCGTCTGTGGCAGCAGGTTGATTGGGAAGGATTTGGCATAGGGAACTCCATGTTATCATCAGAACCTTCAGCTGTCCAGGAGCAATCAAAGGAAGCTGAGCCTGAACCGCGCCTAGAAGTGGAACAAAGCGTTTCTCCAGCCCCCAGTGATGTTGCTGTTCCAAACTGGTTCCGGTGTCACGTGGATCCTTCGGAGCTCATGGGGTTTGCTGCCCGTGGCCTGATCAAGAATGGAAAGTTAGAGGAAGGTTACAGGGAACTCCAAGAACCAACTACATTGAACACCTGGTGGTGGTCTCAGGCCAACAATGCTGTGCCCAGATGGAGCATTGCCTGA
- the LOC140222915 gene encoding thiamine pyrophosphokinase 1-like isoform X1 — translation MPLPAMTHSSAFLLPASTPPSNDAATTTYALVVLNQRLPRFAPLIWARARVRVCADGGANRVFDGMPELLPGEDPAEVRSRYKPDVIKGDMDSIRPEVKEYYSNSGTNIVDESHDQDTTDLHKCVSFITRDLPVSDKSNLCILVLGALGGRFDHEMGNINVLYRFSNTKIVLLSDDCSIFLLPKTYTHEIHIEKSVEGPHCGLIPIGGPSTSTTTTGLRWNLDNTSMSYGGLVSTSNIVDDDKVTVTSDSDLIWTISLRH, via the exons ATGCCGCTGCCGGCGATGACCCACTcctccgccttcctcctccccgcctcgACTCCCCCGTCCAACGACGCCGCCACGACGACCTACGCGCTCGTCGTCCTCAACCAGCGCCTCCCCCGCTTCGCGCCGCTCATCTGGGCCCGCG CGCGCGTGCGCGTGTGCGCGGACGGGGGCGCCAACCGCGTCTTCGACGGCATGCCGGAGCTGCTGCCGGGCGAGGACCCCGCCGAGGTTCGCTCCAG GTACAAGCCAGATGTAATTAAAGGGGATATGGATTCAATAAGGCCAGAAGTGAAGGAATATTATTCCAATTCG GGCACAAACATAGTTGATGAATCACATGATCAGGACACAACTGACTTGCACAAATGTGTATCATTTATCACAAGAGATCTCCCTGTCTCAGACAAGTCTAAC CTGTGTATTCTTGTTCTTGGTGCACTTGGAGGAAGGTTTGATCATGAGATGGGGAACATCAATGTATTATACCGCTTCTCAAACACCAAGATCGTCCTCCTGTCAGATGACTGTTCAATCTTTCTGCTCCCCAAGACGTATACCCATGAGATCCATATTGAGAAATCGGTCGAAGGTCCTCACTGTGGTTTGATTCCCATTGGCGGACCGTCCACTAGCACCACAACAACCGGGCTTCGGTGGAATTTGG ATAACACCAGTATGAGCTATGGTGGATTGGTAAGCACATCTAACATCGTGGATGACGATAAAGTAACTGTGACCTCAGATTCTGATCTGATTTGGACGATATCTCTTCGGCATTGA